In Spirosoma aureum, a single genomic region encodes these proteins:
- a CDS encoding SusC/RagA family TonB-linked outer membrane protein, with protein MTIWIQMQHRLLKIMRVSFYLFFVVTAFASMARAHDTYGQELLNKRVSLQLSNLTVEQAINRIGKEADVKFMYNPRIFNQQRISVLSFSNEKLSAVLDAVLGPAAIAYEVGGATIILKRITNSPQASSDGRALSIPNVEKLVPPITVTGRVLDEKGAGLPGATVLLKGTSNIGTATDAEGRFSLNVPDGSGTLVISSISYTTQEVAINNRSTLPDIQLSSDVKSLSEVVVVGYGTQRKKDLTGAVAVVNVSELQQQPTSQITNQLQGRASGVTVLGSGQPGEAPQVRIRGLNTFGNNQPLYVVDGVPTQNINDINPNDVASMQVLKDAGSASIYGSRAANGVIIITTRRGTGKVKVQYDAYYGVQVPKSGNVWDLLNPQETAQLKFNALRNANPNTPINDPLYGSGMTPVLPDYIAPQGVKEGDPSVNPSLYNVNPTYNDAAQYNAFNRITRANKAGTDWFHEIFKSAPIMSHNLAVSGGGPQGNYLFSFNYFNQQGTLINTYLKRYTIRSNSQYNIRENIRVGENLAFSVSDNPRINALTEGSAIGMAFREQPIIPVYDIMGNYAGGYGQGLGNANNPVAVQQRTANNRGLSNRLFGNMYAEIDFLKDFTARTSFGGELFMGNYHSFTYPTYENQENTTTNSYTENTFNGSNWTWTNTVQYQHNFNNTHDLKVLVGTEAYQNQGRNVGGTTQSYFSFDPNFTNLSTGSGTPTNYSNRYADALFSLIGRVDYSLKDKYLFGATIRRDGSSRFLNNQYGWFPAVSAGWRISQESFMGGLTWLNDLKIRGGYGVMGNQLNVDPANAYTTYGGDRTSSYYSINGSNSANTLGFQRTRIGNPDAKWEKNINANIGFDASLWKGKLDLTVDYYHKEVRDLLYTLELAGTAGLGTAPAVNVAKMRNQGLDIAASSNFNITNDLKLNATLTFTTYNNKIVSLAEGIDYFDQEGRRFNGSYIVRNAVGHSIGQFFGYKTAGFWNSQEEINTANAQAQQATGNPGAVYQSDVAVGRFRYADINGDGQITDADRTYLGNPNPKFSYGLNLGATYKKFDFSIFFYGTQGNDIWNNVRWWTDFNANFQGAKSRTALYDSWTPENHNAKAPIQETVGSFSSANIPNSYFVENGSYLRAKNAQIGYTLPANTLKKLGIERLRVYVQSANLFTITKYSGLDPEIGTTANTNNSSGGSLNQSFSNTTSFGIDEGVYPNQRQFLFGLNVTF; from the coding sequence ATGACAATTTGGATACAAATGCAGCACAGGCTGCTCAAAATTATGCGAGTCAGTTTTTACCTGTTTTTCGTAGTGACAGCGTTCGCTTCGATGGCACGGGCGCATGACACGTATGGTCAGGAATTACTTAATAAGCGTGTAAGCCTTCAGCTCTCCAACCTGACCGTTGAACAGGCAATCAACCGCATTGGTAAAGAAGCGGATGTGAAGTTCATGTATAACCCACGAATCTTCAATCAGCAACGGATCAGTGTACTCTCGTTTTCCAACGAAAAGCTATCGGCTGTACTCGATGCCGTGCTTGGGCCCGCTGCCATTGCCTATGAAGTAGGAGGAGCGACAATTATTCTGAAACGGATAACCAATTCCCCTCAGGCGTCATCAGATGGACGCGCGCTATCCATCCCAAACGTCGAAAAACTCGTTCCGCCCATTACCGTCACGGGCCGGGTTCTCGATGAAAAGGGCGCAGGTTTGCCGGGTGCTACGGTGCTGCTGAAAGGAACAAGCAATATCGGCACAGCAACCGACGCCGAAGGACGGTTCTCTCTGAACGTACCCGACGGTAGCGGAACGCTGGTCATTTCGTCGATCAGCTACACAACCCAGGAAGTTGCGATCAATAATCGGTCAACTTTGCCCGACATTCAACTGTCGTCGGATGTAAAGTCACTGAGTGAAGTGGTCGTTGTTGGGTATGGCACCCAGCGCAAGAAAGACCTGACGGGTGCCGTTGCCGTCGTTAACGTTTCTGAACTTCAGCAACAGCCTACCTCGCAGATTACCAATCAGTTGCAGGGCCGGGCTTCCGGAGTTACCGTATTGGGTTCTGGTCAGCCGGGCGAAGCACCACAGGTTCGCATCCGGGGCCTGAATACGTTCGGCAATAATCAGCCGCTTTATGTTGTCGATGGCGTACCAACGCAAAACATCAACGACATCAATCCCAACGACGTTGCCTCGATGCAGGTCTTGAAAGATGCCGGTTCGGCTTCAATTTACGGTTCACGGGCGGCCAACGGGGTTATAATCATCACGACCCGGCGCGGAACAGGTAAGGTAAAAGTGCAGTATGATGCCTATTATGGCGTACAGGTTCCCAAAAGTGGCAACGTATGGGATCTTTTGAATCCACAGGAAACGGCCCAACTGAAGTTTAATGCTTTACGCAATGCCAACCCAAACACGCCGATCAATGATCCGCTGTATGGCAGTGGAATGACGCCTGTATTGCCCGATTACATTGCCCCGCAGGGAGTTAAAGAAGGTGATCCTTCGGTCAACCCTTCGCTCTACAATGTGAACCCAACCTACAACGACGCAGCTCAGTATAACGCCTTCAACCGGATTACACGAGCGAATAAGGCGGGAACGGACTGGTTCCATGAGATTTTCAAGTCAGCCCCGATTATGAGCCACAACCTGGCCGTTAGTGGTGGTGGACCGCAGGGAAATTACCTGTTTTCCTTCAACTACTTCAATCAACAGGGAACGCTGATCAACACCTATCTAAAGCGATATACGATCCGTTCGAACAGCCAGTATAACATTCGGGAGAACATTCGGGTAGGCGAAAACCTTGCCTTTTCGGTGTCCGATAACCCCCGTATCAATGCGCTTACAGAAGGAAGTGCCATTGGGATGGCCTTTCGTGAGCAGCCTATTATCCCAGTCTACGATATCATGGGAAATTATGCGGGTGGCTATGGTCAGGGATTGGGCAATGCCAATAACCCGGTGGCGGTTCAACAGCGGACAGCGAACAACCGGGGCTTAAGCAACCGGCTTTTCGGCAATATGTACGCCGAGATTGACTTCCTGAAAGATTTCACTGCCCGCACCAGCTTTGGTGGCGAGTTGTTCATGGGAAATTACCACTCCTTCACCTACCCTACCTATGAGAATCAGGAGAATACAACGACCAATTCGTATACAGAAAATACGTTTAATGGGTCGAATTGGACCTGGACCAATACGGTGCAATACCAGCACAACTTCAACAACACGCACGATCTGAAAGTACTGGTCGGTACGGAAGCGTACCAGAATCAGGGGCGCAACGTAGGTGGAACAACGCAGAGTTATTTTTCCTTCGACCCGAATTTTACCAATCTCTCAACAGGTTCGGGCACACCAACGAACTACAGCAACCGTTATGCTGATGCCTTGTTCTCGCTGATTGGCCGGGTCGATTATTCCTTAAAGGACAAATACCTGTTTGGAGCTACCATTCGTCGTGATGGGTCTTCCCGCTTTCTGAACAATCAATATGGCTGGTTCCCGGCAGTGAGCGCGGGCTGGCGGATTTCGCAGGAAAGTTTCATGGGTGGCCTGACCTGGCTGAATGATCTGAAAATTCGGGGTGGTTACGGTGTAATGGGCAACCAGTTGAACGTTGATCCAGCCAATGCGTACACAACATACGGTGGCGACCGTACATCTTCTTATTATTCCATCAACGGATCCAATTCGGCCAACACACTCGGTTTCCAGCGGACACGCATTGGCAACCCCGACGCGAAGTGGGAAAAGAATATCAATGCCAACATTGGTTTTGACGCCAGCCTGTGGAAAGGCAAGCTCGACCTGACCGTCGATTACTACCACAAAGAAGTTCGCGACCTGTTGTATACGCTCGAACTGGCCGGTACGGCTGGTTTAGGAACAGCTCCTGCCGTTAACGTTGCCAAAATGCGGAACCAGGGCCTCGACATTGCCGCATCCAGCAACTTTAACATCACAAACGATCTGAAACTGAACGCGACACTGACGTTCACTACGTACAACAACAAGATCGTTTCGCTGGCTGAAGGAATCGACTATTTCGATCAGGAAGGTCGTCGGTTCAACGGTAGCTACATTGTTCGAAATGCGGTTGGCCATTCAATTGGTCAGTTCTTTGGGTATAAGACCGCAGGATTCTGGAATTCGCAGGAAGAAATCAATACCGCCAACGCCCAGGCTCAGCAAGCGACCGGGAATCCCGGAGCAGTTTACCAAAGTGACGTGGCCGTTGGTCGTTTCCGGTATGCCGACATTAACGGTGATGGGCAGATTACCGATGCCGACCGGACTTATCTGGGGAATCCGAATCCGAAGTTCAGCTACGGCCTGAACCTGGGAGCTACCTACAAGAAGTTTGACTTTAGCATCTTCTTCTACGGAACACAGGGCAACGATATCTGGAACAACGTACGCTGGTGGACCGACTTCAACGCAAACTTCCAGGGCGCAAAGAGCAGAACCGCTTTGTATGATTCCTGGACACCCGAAAATCATAACGCCAAAGCACCCATTCAGGAAACGGTTGGCTCATTTAGTTCGGCGAACATTCCCAACTCCTATTTCGTCGAGAATGGGTCTTACCTCCGGGCTAAGAACGCACAGATTGGCTATACGCTGCCAGCCAATACGCTCAAGAAACTGGGTATCGAGCGTCTGCGGGTCTATGTACAGTCGGCGAACCTGTTCACGATCACGAAATACTCAGGTCTGGACCCGGAAATTGGTACGACAGCCAATACCAACAACAGTTCAGGTGGCAGCTTAAATCAGTCTTTCTCGAACACCACGTCATTTGGTATCGACGAAGGGGTTTACCCGAACCAGCGGCAGTTCCTGTTTGGCCTGAATGTGACGTTCTAA